The genomic region CACCATCCCGCTCGAGACGCTGCAGCGTGCATTCCAGAACATCTACGACACGATGGATTCGATCGATACGTTCAAGCTGAAGGCGCTCGATTCGATGAAGACGACCGTCACGGCGCTGTCGGGCGAAGTCGAGAAGTCGAAGGGCTATATCGCCCGGGCGGAAGGCGCACAGCAGAATGCCCTGAGCGGCCCGGGCGAGACGTTCAAGCTGGAGGCGATGTGACCCGGCAGCGCACAACGCTTCCCCTTCCCTTCGTGTCGAGCGCAGTCGGGACACGATTGCGGAGCGCCTGCGGCACGTCCCTCGACTGCGCTCGGGACGAGCGGCAATCCGAGAGGCATCCAAGGTGACCGACGTCGACCGCGAACTCGCCCGCGCCAATCAGACGCTCGCCCGGCTCGATCGCCGCGTCGGACCGCTCGAACAGCGTGCGCGGCGCCGGCGCGAGGCGGAGATACTCCGCCGCATCGGGCGGATCGCGGCGGCCGACGTGGCGATCATCGTCGCGGCGCTGGGCGTCGGCTGGTTCGTGCCGCTCGGCATGGGAGGCGCGCTGATCGTGATGGCGCTGCTGATCGCGGCCACGCTGGCTCTGGCGATTTTCCCCCTCTCCCCCGAGCCGACCGCCGAGACGCTGGGGCAAGTGCCGTTGAAGGCGCTACCAGCCACGACGGAGGAATGGCTCGTCCGCCAGCGCCCCGCCCTGCCCGCGCCGGCGCGCACGCTGGTCGATTCGATCGGAGTGCGGCTGGAAACGCTGGCACCGCAGCTCGCCACGCTGGACGATCGCGAGCCAGCGGCGGCCGAAGTGCGCAAGCTGATCGGCGAGCAGCTGCCCGAGCTGGTGAAGGGCTATGAACGCGTACCCGAACCGCTGCGCACGGTGGAGCGGAACGGGCGCACGCCCGACCAGCAGCTCGAGGACGGACTGAAGCTGATCGACGAGGAGATCGGGCAGATGTCGCACCAGCTGGCGCAGGGCGACCTCGACCTTCTGGCGACGCGCGGCCGCTATCTCCAGATCCGCTATCGCGAAGACGACGGGATCGGCAGCACCTGATACGTCAGCGCTTCATCCCTGCCGCCGCACGCTCGCGGACATGCTCGACGGCGGCGGCATGGATGCCCGGAACGGCGACCAGCACGCCATAGGCGTCGCCACGCGGGCTGTTGAAGCCGATCGGAGCCCCGGTCGCGTCGCTCACCACCGCGCCGGCTTCCGAGGCGAGCAGAGTCGCGGCGGCGATATCCCATTCGTGGCCCCAGCGGACCGTGGCGACGAGATCGGCCTCGCCCGCGGCGACCATCGCCATCCGCAGCGCGATCGAATTGGGCTGGTGCACGCGCTCGAACAGCCGATCCGCCTTGGCGAGATCGTTCGCGGGGACGCGGGCGCCAACAAGCTCGGCGCGATCGTGCACGCGCAGCCGGTCGGCATTGCGATAGGCACCCTTGCCCGCCTCGGCACGCCAGCGCTCGCCGCGCGCCGGCGCTTCCAGGATGCCGATCACCGGGCGCCCGTGCTCGACCAGCGCGATCGACACCGCCCAGCCCTTGCGCCCGCGCAGATAATCGCGCGTGCCGTCGATCGGATCGACCACCCACGCCTTGGTGGCGCCCAGCCGGTCGGCATTGTCGACCGTCTCTTCCGACAGCCACCCCGCCTCGGGCAGCAAGGCACCCAGCCGCTCG from Sphingosinithalassobacter sp. CS137 harbors:
- a CDS encoding 3'(2'),5'-bisphosphate nucleotidase CysQ, yielding MTETLADAVTAIAADAGRVAMARFGTDFKRWEKSPGNPVCEVDLELDAMLRERLGALLPEAGWLSEETVDNADRLGATKAWVVDPIDGTRDYLRGRKGWAVSIALVEHGRPVIGILEAPARGERWRAEAGKGAYRNADRLRVHDRAELVGARVPANDLAKADRLFERVHQPNSIALRMAMVAAGEADLVATVRWGHEWDIAAATLLASEAGAVVSDATGAPIGFNSPRGDAYGVLVAVPGIHAAAVEHVRERAAAGMKR